GCAGCGGCGATCGCGTCGAGCTTGCGCTGGACCGCCTGCTCGGCCCCCGACACGACGTCGGCCTCCTGGAGGAACCAGGCCGTCGCCGGCCCCGCCATGCCCGCACCCACCACGACGACGCTGCTCGGGCTCATGACCGGTTGCCTTCCGTCGCCTGCGCACCCTCCACGCCGTGCGTACCTTCCACCACGCCCGGGCCCTCGACAACGGCCGGTCGCCGTTCCCCCACGCGCGTCTCCTGCTCGAAGGCATACCCCGCGCTCAGCACGGCCGCGTCCCCCCGGTGCGGTCCCACCACCTGGAGCCCGACCGGCAGTCCGGCCGGGGTGAAGCCGGCCGGGACCGACAGCGCCGGGCAGCCGGTCATCGTGATCACGTAGGCCGAGCGCATCCAGTCCAGATACGTCTCCATCGCCGTGCCGTCCACGGACGCGGGGTAAGGGAGGCGGACGTCGAAGGGGGCGACCTGGCTGACCGGCAGCAGCAGGACGTCGTAGGTCTCGAAGAACTCCCGCACCCGGTGGAAGAGGGCGGCCTGAAGCAGCTGGGCGCGGCCCAGGTCCGGGCCGGTGAGCTTGCGGCCCTCCTCGATGTTCCACACGACGTCTGCGGACATACGCTGCCGGTGCTCGTCCAGCAGGGGCCCGTAGGCGAGTTCCATCTGCCAGGCACGCTGGACGAGGAACGCCTCGTCGGCGCCGGACAGGTCGGGGCAGGCCTCCTCGACCTCGCAGCCCAGCGAGGTGAACACCTCCACCGCGCCGCGCACCACGTCCCGTACGTCGGGGTCGACGGGCACGCTCCCGCCGAGGTCGGGCGACCAAGCGACCCGCCGGCCGCGGAGGTCGCCGTCGAGCGGTCCGGCGAAGGCGGAACCCGGATCCTGAAGGGCCAGCGGGCTGCGCGGATCCGGCCCGGCCAGCACGGACAGCGTCAGGGCGACGTCCCGCACGGTCCGCGCCATGGGGCCCTTCACCGACAGTTGGCTCCAGGGTGCCTTGTCGGGCCAGGACGGGACCCGGCCGGGGGAGGGCCGCAGCCCGACCACGTTGTTGAAGGAAGCCGGGTTGCGCAAGGAGCCGCCGGTGTCGCTGCCGTCGGCGATCGGCTGCATGCCGCAGGCGAGAGCGGCTCCCGCGCCGCCGCTGCTGCCGCCCGCGCTGCGCGAGAGGTCGTAGGGATTGCGGGTCGCGCCGAAGACGGGGTTGACGGTGTGCGAACCCATGCCGAGTTCGGGCACGTTGGTCTTGCCGAGTGTGATGGCCCCGGCCCGCCTGAGGCGTTCGACGACCAGGTGGTCCCGGGCGGGGACGTGGTCGGCAAAGACGGGTGAGCCGTACGTCGTGCGGATGCCCGCGGTGTCGTGGAGGTCCTTGTGCGCGACGGGCAGCCCGTGCAGGGGCCCGACCTCGGCTCCCGAGGCGAGCTGCTCGTCCGCCTCGGCCGCCTGCTCCAGCGCCCGGTCGGCGACGAGGGTGACGATCGCGTTCACCGACGGATCGACCTGGTCGACGCGTTCGAGGTGGGCGGTGACGACCTCGCGCGCGGACACCTCACGGCGCCGCAGGGCCGCGGCGAGTTCGGTGGCGGTACGGAAGCACAGGTCATCCGTGGTGGGGTTCACGGCGTGGTTCACAGTCCTCCCAGGGTTTCCTTCAGCTGGACGACGGCGAGCACCCCGAACAGGACGAGTGAGCTCGAGAGCAGCACGTTCGAGACGGTCCTGTTACGGTACGGCTGCTTCAGGTCGCGCCGGTAGGAGCACCAGCAGCGCCCCGGACAGCAGTGGCAGGACGAGAGCCGACGGCGGCGTAGGTGAGCACCAGGGGGAACCGGCCGTCCCGCGAAGGTCAACGCCACGGAGGCGGCCACGCAGTAGAGCACGAACAGGCGGAACGGCGGCTGCGTTGGTCCATGTGGTGCTCGGCCTCGGCGTCCGGGCCACGAACAGGAACGTGACCGCGTAACTCACCGCCGAGCCCGCCCGCATGACGGGCAGCCAACTCCGGTGCCGCCAGCGCTTCTCCCGCACCCAGTAGCTGTACGAGGCCACCCCGGCCGTGCCGCCCACCCCGCCGATCAGCGACAGGACGGTGACCACGTCGCCCTCGGGCAGCCGCGGCCGCAGCGAGGACACCAGGGCGGACGGGTCGTCCATGGTGACGAGCGTGGCGACCGCCAGCACGACCATGCCGACGAACTTGGACAGGATGAACCCGCTCATCACCCGCTCGAACAGTGCGTACCGGCCCACGTACACGAGCCCGGCCGACGCCGGCGCGATCACCATGGCCGGTGGCCTCAGCGGCAGCGCGGGGAGCAGCGTCGACAGTGCCAGCGCCACCACCGAGCCAAGGGCCGCCCCGTACAGCAGTCCGATGACCGCGACGAACGCGAAGAGCGCGTACGGCAGCCAGCGGCCCGCCGCGCGCAGGCTCGCGATCACCGTCGGACCGCTCGCCAGGTACAAGCGTCCCACCGCCTCGGTGAGCGCGTACTTGAGGACGACTCCGATGAGGATCGCCCACAGCAGGGCCATGCCGTATCCGGCGGCGCCCGCCAGCGACGTCACCATGTCGCCCGCGCCTACACTGGCGGCCGCCAGGACCAGCCCCGGCCCGAGGACGGCCAGCCGTCCGCGTCGTGTGGCGGGGGCGTGCGACGGCTCGGGGGACGGTGTCGTTGCTTGCGGGTGAGGGGGCTTCCAGGAGTCGCGGTCACGTCGGCCGCGTTCGGAGGGATGCTCGCGCCCGACTGCGCGGTTGACGTCTTTTTCGCCAGAGCCGGCAGAAAAGATCTCCTCAATACATCGGAGGAGTCAAGTACCTCTGATGCTGTTGAGGTCATTGACAGGCACAGAGAGCCTGCTAGGTTGCCCGATACACCCGATGTATCGATGATCCGTCAGGTCTGGAGGACGAAGATGACCTCACAGCCGGAGCAACGTTCGAAGGTGGCCCGCAGAGCCGTACTCGGCACCGCGCTGGGCGGCGCCGCGGCGGCGGCCCTGCCCGGGGCGGCCCACGCCGAGGGGCCGTTACAGACGGTGCCGTCCGTCGCTGGCGGGCCGGTGACCGGGGTCGGCAGACGCCCCTGGAGACTCCGCGACACCATGACCACCGACGGCGCCTGGGCGAGGTTCCTGCGCGGCCAGGACCTGCTGTGGGCCAGGCTGCCCACCCGCTGGTACGAGGGTCCGTTCCTCGGTGACGGGCTGCTCGGCAGCATGGTGTATCAGGAGCCGGGCACCAACCAGATCCGTTTCACCGTGCAGCACGGCCGGGTCCAGGACCACCGC
The nucleotide sequence above comes from Streptomyces sp. NL15-2K. Encoded proteins:
- a CDS encoding amidase yields the protein MNHAVNPTTDDLCFRTATELAAALRRREVSAREVVTAHLERVDQVDPSVNAIVTLVADRALEQAAEADEQLASGAEVGPLHGLPVAHKDLHDTAGIRTTYGSPVFADHVPARDHLVVERLRRAGAITLGKTNVPELGMGSHTVNPVFGATRNPYDLSRSAGGSSGGAGAALACGMQPIADGSDTGGSLRNPASFNNVVGLRPSPGRVPSWPDKAPWSQLSVKGPMARTVRDVALTLSVLAGPDPRSPLALQDPGSAFAGPLDGDLRGRRVAWSPDLGGSVPVDPDVRDVVRGAVEVFTSLGCEVEEACPDLSGADEAFLVQRAWQMELAYGPLLDEHRQRMSADVVWNIEEGRKLTGPDLGRAQLLQAALFHRVREFFETYDVLLLPVSQVAPFDVRLPYPASVDGTAMETYLDWMRSAYVITMTGCPALSVPAGFTPAGLPVGLQVVGPHRGDAAVLSAGYAFEQETRVGERRPAVVEGPGVVEGTHGVEGAQATEGNRS
- a CDS encoding Nramp family divalent metal transporter, translating into MVTSLAGAAGYGMALLWAILIGVVLKYALTEAVGRLYLASGPTVIASLRAAGRWLPYALFAFVAVIGLLYGAALGSVVALALSTLLPALPLRPPAMVIAPASAGLVYVGRYALFERVMSGFILSKFVGMVVLAVATLVTMDDPSALVSSLRPRLPEGDVVTVLSLIGGVGGTAGVASYSYWVREKRWRHRSWLPVMRAGSAVSYAVTFLFVARTPRPSTTWTNAAAVPPVRALLRGRLRGVDLRGTAGSPWCSPTPPSALVLPLLSGALLVLLPARPEAAVP